A stretch of Blautia liquoris DNA encodes these proteins:
- the larB gene encoding nickel pincer cofactor biosynthesis protein LarB, whose protein sequence is MDHKYDILQLLEQVKNGEITPEDALLDLKIAPFEDLGYAKVDYHRSVRQGSSEVIFGQGKTAQQIQGIVKSMHAKGSQNILITRISNDKIDYLEKEIDLDYRRNAHLAIAYPKETTSLGNIVVATGGTSDMNVAEEAAVTAEVLGNHVTRLYDVGVAGIHRLLSNLEPLMSARVVIAVAGMEGALASVVGGLVDCPVIGVPTSVGYGASFEGVSALLSMLNSCASGVSVVNIDNGFGAGYLASRINQMEGLK, encoded by the coding sequence ATGGATCATAAATATGATATTTTACAGTTGCTGGAGCAGGTAAAAAATGGTGAGATCACACCAGAAGATGCATTGCTTGACTTGAAAATAGCTCCTTTTGAAGATTTAGGTTATGCAAAAGTTGATTACCACAGGTCTGTGCGTCAGGGTTCATCGGAGGTGATCTTCGGACAGGGGAAAACAGCTCAGCAGATCCAAGGCATTGTGAAGTCGATGCATGCTAAAGGCAGTCAAAATATACTTATCACCAGAATCTCCAACGATAAAATTGATTATCTTGAAAAAGAGATAGATCTGGACTACAGACGGAATGCTCATCTTGCGATAGCATATCCGAAGGAGACAACTTCTCTGGGAAATATTGTAGTTGCCACTGGCGGAACGAGCGATATGAATGTCGCAGAAGAGGCAGCTGTCACTGCAGAAGTACTTGGAAACCATGTCACAAGGCTCTATGATGTAGGAGTTGCCGGAATTCATCGTCTGCTTTCGAATCTGGAACCTTTGATGTCGGCCAGAGTCGTAATAGCGGTTGCAGGTATGGAAGGAGCACTTGCCAGTGTTGTTGGCGGTCTGGTGGACTGCCCGGTAATTGGAGTCCCTACGAGTGTCGGGTATGGAGCAAGCTTTGAAGGGGTATCAGCATTATTATCCATGTTGAATTCATGTGCCTCAGGAGTTTCCGTAGTGAATATCGACAATGGATTCGGTGCGGGATATCTTGCAAGCCGAATTAATCAGATGGAGGGTCTGAAGTGA